The Candidatus Micropelagos thuwalensis genome has a window encoding:
- the sufB gene encoding Fe-S cluster assembly protein SufB: MSQAKENIEKETVEQVQSLAGEKYKYGFSSDIDSEKAPKGLNEDIIRFISAKKEEPEWLLEWRLDAFERWLTMSEPEWAMVDYPQIDYQDLYYYSAPKSMDDRPETLDDVDPELLRTYEKLGIPLSEQEVLAGVKNRVAVDAVFDSVSVATTFREELASAGVIFCSFSEAVKEHPELVKKYLGTVVPKSDNYFTALNSAVFSDGSFVYIPPNTRCPMELSTYFRINEPNTGQFERTLLIADKGSYVSYLEGCTAPMRDENQLHAAVVELVALEDAEIKYSTVQNWYPGDEEGRGGIYNFVTKRGDCRENNAKISWTQVETGSAVTWKYPSCILRGDNTVGEFYSIAIGNNYQQIDSGTKMIHLGKNTSSRIISKGISAGKSSNAYRGQVSVHRKADKARNFTQCDSLLIGDTCSAHTVPYIETKNPTAILEHEATTSKISDDQLFYCQQRGLDAEEAVSLIVNGFCKDVLQHLPMEFAVEAQKLVGISLEGSVG; encoded by the coding sequence ATGAGTCAGGCAAAAGAAAATATTGAAAAAGAAACCGTCGAGCAGGTTCAAAGCCTTGCAGGTGAGAAGTATAAATATGGCTTCTCTTCTGACATTGACAGTGAGAAGGCACCTAAGGGTCTGAATGAAGATATTATCAGATTTATATCGGCTAAAAAGGAAGAGCCAGAATGGTTGCTGGAGTGGCGTCTTGACGCTTTCGAACGTTGGTTGACCATGAGTGAACCCGAATGGGCAATGGTGGATTACCCTCAGATTGACTATCAGGACTTATATTACTATTCCGCGCCCAAAAGCATGGATGACCGCCCCGAAACTTTAGATGATGTAGACCCCGAATTGCTTCGAACATATGAGAAGTTGGGTATTCCGTTATCTGAACAAGAAGTTCTTGCCGGTGTGAAAAACAGGGTTGCTGTTGATGCTGTATTTGACAGCGTATCTGTTGCGACGACATTCAGAGAAGAACTTGCCAGTGCTGGGGTGATTTTTTGTTCATTCTCTGAAGCTGTTAAAGAGCACCCTGAATTGGTCAAAAAATATCTCGGTACAGTGGTGCCAAAATCCGATAATTACTTTACGGCTCTTAACTCGGCTGTTTTTTCTGACGGGTCATTTGTTTACATTCCGCCAAACACCCGCTGTCCTATGGAGCTTTCAACTTATTTCCGAATTAATGAACCAAATACGGGGCAGTTTGAGCGTACGCTCCTGATTGCTGATAAGGGGTCCTATGTCAGCTATCTTGAGGGCTGTACTGCACCGATGCGGGATGAGAACCAACTCCATGCGGCAGTTGTTGAGCTTGTCGCGCTAGAAGATGCTGAGATAAAATATTCCACGGTTCAAAATTGGTATCCCGGTGATGAAGAAGGGCGTGGCGGTATTTATAATTTTGTCACCAAACGAGGCGACTGCAGAGAGAATAACGCCAAGATTTCCTGGACACAGGTTGAGACAGGATCGGCGGTCACATGGAAATACCCATCATGTATTTTGCGCGGCGATAATACAGTCGGCGAGTTCTACTCCATTGCCATTGGGAATAATTACCAGCAAATAGACAGTGGGACGAAGATGATACATCTCGGTAAAAACACCTCGAGCCGCATTATATCTAAAGGTATTTCAGCAGGTAAATCTTCCAATGCTTATCGAGGGCAGGTGAGTGTGCACCGCAAAGCTGATAAGGCGCGTAATTTTACCCAATGCGACAGTCTGCTTATTGGTGATACATGTTCGGCGCATACTGTGCCTTACATTGAAACAAAAAACCCTACAGCTATTTTGGAGCATGAGGCTACGACATCTAAAATCAGTGATGACCAATTATTCTATTGTCAGCAAAGAGGTCTGGATGCTGAGGAAGCGGTTTCTCTCATCGTGAACGGTTTTTGTAAAGACGTTTTGCAACACCTGCCTATGGAGTTTGCTGTGGAAGCGCAAAAGCTAGTCGGCATATCACTAGAAGGAAGCGTAGGATGA
- a CDS encoding cysteine desulfurase family protein, whose translation MTQRVYLDHNATVPIRPEVLDTMSEVLQIGGNASSVHAEGRKARQFLEIARENIATFVDGETGGVIFTGGGTEACNLALQTRKAPKGVIRRILVSSIEHAAVLAPLDDLTENEDISVTHLPVSEQGVVDLKALSTALEDPSPALVVVMAANNETGVIQPIAEIGAMVRSHGSLFFCDAIQAAGKIPLSMEDMNIDILSLSAHKIGGAAGVGALVVRDGIVLKPLLRGGGQELRRRAGTENLAGCVGFGLAARLAMQGLSSYSNLSTLRDDLESQLADSFPEISIFAENTHRLSNTSCFALPDMRAETMVMSLDLAGIAVSSGAACSSGKVTRSHVLEAMGVSHNLLEGTIRISLGHTNTVSDIHQLISALKSHVDISQPKLQSANRI comes from the coding sequence ATGACCCAGCGCGTTTATCTTGACCATAATGCGACAGTCCCGATTAGGCCGGAAGTACTGGATACTATGTCCGAAGTTTTACAAATTGGCGGTAACGCTTCCTCTGTCCATGCCGAAGGGAGAAAAGCCAGGCAGTTTCTTGAGATTGCGCGGGAAAATATTGCAACCTTCGTTGATGGCGAAACCGGCGGTGTAATATTCACAGGCGGCGGAACGGAGGCATGTAATCTGGCGCTACAGACAAGAAAGGCGCCGAAGGGTGTTATTCGTCGTATCCTTGTGTCTTCTATTGAACACGCGGCTGTTTTAGCCCCGCTTGATGATTTAACTGAAAATGAAGATATCTCTGTAACGCATCTACCTGTGTCAGAGCAGGGGGTTGTGGATTTAAAAGCACTTTCGACAGCTCTTGAAGACCCATCACCAGCATTAGTTGTTGTTATGGCGGCAAATAATGAAACAGGCGTGATACAGCCGATAGCAGAAATAGGCGCAATGGTTCGGTCTCACGGCAGTTTGTTTTTTTGTGACGCGATACAAGCGGCAGGTAAAATACCGCTTTCTATGGAAGACATGAATATTGATATTCTAAGCCTCTCAGCGCATAAAATAGGCGGTGCTGCGGGTGTCGGTGCATTAGTGGTGCGTGACGGTATCGTGCTGAAACCACTTCTTAGGGGTGGTGGTCAGGAATTACGCCGTCGAGCTGGAACAGAAAATCTTGCCGGTTGTGTCGGCTTTGGTCTAGCTGCGCGTCTGGCTATGCAGGGACTTTCGTCTTATTCGAACTTGTCGACACTGCGTGATGATTTAGAAAGTCAGCTTGCCGATAGTTTCCCTGAGATATCTATTTTTGCCGAAAACACGCATCGCCTTTCTAACACTAGTTGTTTTGCTCTACCTGATATGCGCGCCGAAACAATGGTCATGTCTCTGGATCTTGCTGGCATTGCGGTGAGTTCAGGAGCGGCCTGTTCCAGCGGCAAGGTGACGCGGAGTCATGTTCTTGAAGCTATGGGTGTGAGTCACAATCTATTAGAGGGTACAATTCGTATCAGTTTAGGGCATACCAATACCGTATCGGATATCCACCAGTTAATTTCAGCTTTGAAAAGTCATGTTGACATTTCTCAGCCCAAACTTCAGTCAGCAAATCGGATATAG
- a CDS encoding Rrf2 family transcriptional regulator translates to MKLSTRGRYAVMAMTDLAQHYYANKARGESALSKPVALTSVSERQQISLPFLEQIFQDLRKFGLVESVRGAHGGFRLSRPPEDIWIGDIISSVEEVVDITRCQASDGCLKGHAKCLTHDLWADLTSQIDGFLNSVSLNDVISGNTGKRSNSSAQVSAHLS, encoded by the coding sequence ATGAAATTATCCACGCGCGGAAGATATGCTGTTATGGCCATGACTGACCTTGCCCAGCATTATTACGCCAATAAAGCGCGTGGTGAGTCTGCACTTTCAAAGCCCGTTGCATTGACGTCGGTTTCAGAACGCCAGCAAATATCTTTGCCTTTTCTTGAACAAATATTTCAGGATTTGCGGAAGTTCGGTCTTGTTGAAAGTGTCAGAGGTGCGCATGGTGGATTTCGCCTGTCTCGCCCACCGGAAGATATCTGGATAGGTGATATTATCTCAAGTGTTGAAGAAGTCGTTGATATCACACGGTGTCAGGCATCCGATGGGTGCTTGAAGGGTCATGCAAAGTGTCTAACGCATGATTTATGGGCGGATTTGACCAGCCAGATTGATGGGTTTCTTAACAGCGTCTCTTTGAATGATGTTATTTCTGGAAATACAGGCAAGCGATCTAATAGTTCTGCACAAGTATCGGCGCATTTGTCATGA
- a CDS encoding alpha/beta hydrolase: MPEIIFNGPEGRLEGRYVQKPTEGKPMAMILHPLPQLGGNMNNPVTYQLYQTFLNRGFTVLRFNFRGVGKSQGTFDHGVGELSDAASALDWLQSFNPDAKQCWLAGYSFGAWIGMQLLMRRPEINGFISISPPANLHDFSFLAPCPSSGLVVHGDEDKIVDTDSVGKMVERLQSQKGIEITYKNIAGANHFYNDHMDVLDKTVNDYLDERLAVPESPSIEVISPPEEDASRDE; the protein is encoded by the coding sequence ATGCCAGAAATTATCTTTAACGGCCCTGAAGGACGCCTCGAAGGTCGGTATGTTCAAAAACCGACCGAGGGGAAACCGATGGCAATGATACTCCATCCCCTTCCCCAACTCGGCGGTAATATGAATAACCCTGTTACGTATCAGCTTTATCAGACTTTTTTAAACCGAGGATTCACGGTTTTAAGGTTCAACTTTCGAGGTGTTGGGAAAAGTCAGGGAACTTTCGACCACGGCGTTGGTGAATTATCCGATGCTGCTTCCGCGCTGGATTGGCTTCAAAGCTTTAACCCAGATGCTAAACAATGTTGGCTCGCCGGATATTCTTTTGGCGCATGGATTGGCATGCAACTATTGATGCGCCGCCCTGAAATTAACGGCTTTATATCCATCTCTCCTCCAGCCAATCTTCATGATTTTAGTTTTCTTGCTCCTTGCCCGTCTTCTGGACTGGTTGTCCATGGTGACGAGGACAAAATCGTCGACACAGATAGTGTTGGGAAAATGGTAGAACGCCTACAATCCCAAAAGGGAATTGAAATCACCTATAAAAATATTGCTGGCGCTAATCATTTTTATAACGACCATATGGACGTGCTCGACAAGACAGTAAATGACTATCTTGATGAGCGACTTGCCGTTCCTGAGAGTCCGTCGATAGAGGTAATTTCTCCCCCTGAAGAAGATGCGTCTCGAGACGAATAG
- a CDS encoding anhydro-N-acetylmuramic acid kinase translates to MVNNITAKKPDNEMKPLTAIGLMSGTSMDAIDLAVIESNGGENISFGPSGSVAYTMAERGLLDNAMQKARTCDGPVPLTGVFAEAAGLVTQKHAYAVKTFLKEHELKARDIDLLGFHGQTILHRPEEKYTCQIGDGRALARLTGIDVIGDFRLADMRAGGQGAPLAPLYHEALCTKLLGKDNVAILNLGGVGNVTFINNKTILAFDTGPGNALLDDWMMLKTGRPLDEQGAMARKGVINDALLSVWMSHPYFDKAAPKSLDRQGFTTAGLEDLSVEDGAATLTAFTVNSILKAEGLLETPPMTWIICGGARHNDFMMNYLSRVLKGKVMTAEAAGWPGDELEAQAFAWLAIRSRYGLPLTLPETTGCNQPTGGGVYYSSRDASSSGGEITSIDGLSGTASRSSR, encoded by the coding sequence ATGGTTAACAATATAACCGCAAAAAAACCAGATAACGAGATGAAACCACTAACGGCTATTGGGCTTATGAGTGGTACATCAATGGATGCGATTGATTTGGCAGTTATTGAAAGCAATGGCGGGGAAAATATTAGTTTCGGACCCTCCGGGAGTGTGGCTTATACAATGGCGGAGCGCGGTCTTCTCGATAACGCCATGCAAAAAGCGCGAACATGTGACGGACCCGTTCCTCTAACTGGTGTTTTTGCTGAGGCCGCTGGGCTGGTGACACAAAAACATGCCTATGCCGTTAAAACATTTTTAAAAGAACACGAACTTAAAGCGCGGGATATTGATTTGCTTGGCTTTCACGGTCAGACCATTCTTCACCGACCTGAGGAGAAATATACTTGCCAAATTGGTGACGGGCGAGCATTGGCCCGATTGACGGGTATTGATGTCATTGGTGATTTTCGCTTGGCAGATATGCGAGCTGGCGGACAGGGCGCACCGTTAGCGCCGTTATATCATGAGGCGTTATGCACCAAACTTTTGGGAAAAGACAATGTTGCTATTTTAAATCTTGGAGGGGTCGGCAATGTTACTTTTATCAATAACAAAACTATTCTTGCTTTTGATACGGGGCCTGGTAATGCGTTGCTTGATGACTGGATGATGTTGAAAACCGGACGACCGCTAGATGAACAGGGTGCGATGGCACGTAAGGGTGTGATTAATGATGCGCTATTATCGGTTTGGATGAGCCATCCCTATTTTGACAAAGCCGCGCCCAAATCTTTAGACCGGCAGGGCTTCACAACAGCGGGTCTTGAGGATTTATCGGTGGAAGACGGTGCGGCTACTCTGACAGCTTTTACAGTGAATTCAATTTTAAAGGCCGAGGGCTTGCTGGAAACACCTCCCATGACATGGATTATATGCGGCGGGGCGCGTCATAATGATTTTATGATGAATTATCTCTCGCGCGTATTGAAAGGAAAAGTGATGACGGCTGAAGCTGCAGGTTGGCCGGGGGACGAGTTAGAGGCGCAGGCCTTTGCGTGGCTTGCTATCAGGTCACGTTACGGTTTGCCCTTAACTTTACCGGAAACAACAGGATGCAATCAGCCCACAGGCGGTGGCGTTTACTATTCGTCTCGAGACGCATCTTCTTCAGGGGGAGAAATTACCTCTATCGACGGACTCTCAGGAACGGCAAGTCGCTCATCAAGATAG
- the tyrS gene encoding tyrosine--tRNA ligase, giving the protein MTEFKSNFLNLMSSRGYIHQCSDEAGLDAAASDGIVTAYIGYDCTAKSLHVGNLISIMMLRKLQQAGGKPIVLMGGGTTKVGDPSGKDESRQLLTEEDIAANKKSIQKVFEKFLTFGDGPTDAIMLDNDVWLSEFNYISFLRDYGRHFSVNRMLSFDSVKLRLDREQPLSFLEFNYMILQAYDFLELYRRHGCTLQMGGSDQWGNIINGIELGRRTDQAQLYALTTELLTTSSGAKMGKTAQGAVWLDAEMLSAWEYWQFWRNTEDSDVGRFLRLFTECPLEEISRLEQLEGAELNEAKKILATQATALVHGEEAAADCLKTATETFESGGTSQNLPRIDVPAESLKTGIGILEAFVIAGLANSNSEARRLVQGGGAKLNDATVSDIKLQISSEDAVHDGTIKLSSGKKKHVLLKPV; this is encoded by the coding sequence ATGACAGAATTTAAATCAAATTTCCTTAACCTAATGTCGTCTCGCGGATATATTCACCAATGTTCCGACGAAGCGGGGCTAGACGCTGCCGCAAGCGATGGCATTGTCACGGCATATATCGGTTACGATTGCACCGCGAAAAGTTTGCATGTCGGGAATTTGATTTCAATCATGATGCTCCGCAAACTCCAGCAAGCTGGAGGCAAACCGATTGTTCTTATGGGCGGCGGAACAACGAAAGTTGGTGATCCTTCCGGCAAGGATGAAAGCCGACAATTACTGACAGAAGAGGATATTGCAGCCAATAAAAAATCCATTCAGAAAGTTTTTGAGAAATTTTTGACATTTGGAGATGGCCCGACAGACGCCATCATGCTTGATAATGATGTTTGGCTTTCCGAATTTAATTATATTTCCTTTCTGCGTGATTACGGGCGGCATTTTTCAGTTAACAGAATGCTGAGTTTTGACTCTGTTAAACTCCGGCTTGATCGCGAACAGCCACTTTCTTTTCTCGAATTTAATTACATGATTTTACAGGCCTATGATTTCCTGGAACTCTACCGCCGTCACGGCTGCACATTGCAAATGGGAGGTTCAGATCAATGGGGCAATATAATTAATGGTATTGAACTTGGACGCCGGACGGATCAGGCACAACTTTATGCCCTGACAACTGAACTCCTCACAACATCATCCGGCGCAAAAATGGGTAAAACAGCGCAAGGTGCTGTCTGGCTTGATGCCGAGATGCTCAGCGCATGGGAATACTGGCAATTCTGGCGAAATACTGAGGACTCAGATGTTGGACGGTTTTTAAGATTATTTACTGAATGCCCTCTTGAAGAAATTTCTCGGCTTGAACAACTCGAAGGTGCCGAATTAAACGAGGCCAAAAAAATTCTCGCAACGCAAGCCACAGCTTTGGTGCATGGGGAAGAGGCAGCCGCCGACTGTCTTAAAACAGCTACCGAAACTTTTGAGTCCGGCGGCACAAGCCAGAACCTGCCAAGGATTGACGTGCCTGCTGAAAGTTTAAAAACCGGCATAGGTATTCTTGAAGCTTTTGTGATAGCGGGTCTTGCAAACTCTAACAGTGAAGCCCGTCGACTGGTACAAGGCGGCGGAGCAAAGCTAAACGATGCCACTGTAAGTGATATAAAGCTTCAAATCTCATCTGAGGATGCTGTTCATGACGGCACTATTAAACTGTCTTCAGGTAAGAAAAAACATGTGCTGTTAAAGCCAGTTTAG
- a CDS encoding AsmA-like C-terminal domain-containing protein: protein MINNLKNNFLSLSTSQLLRAFFLIVLLLLLAVIGFLIRLSINPMSLDRSVPVINYFIEKSHLISSASLKQLTLFYDMDQSSLMITAGSADIRMISGNRYELYKVNLSLSTKAFLSSLTFVPKTIEAEKVYLNILNKNPSQMKSIDVASNANVGDTSTSLPELGSIIKSVRDFQSSNDLPYVKSVQFPDIRLVVMNEATGEKFETSGSSVFYESLSDIRQANINLAINEAGGESQLTFELYQPFSAAGQGSLKLHNIRPVLLSSLFPFASVLDRLNVPIDGQIDFTSNNQGEISLAKVRFDFAKGNMQIGDKNHPVRKLGLRAGLDLKAGIGEISQMDFDVGPHQGAFSGQVNFERTLRNKLDFISGNLSADIIALSFDNAGGDMFSPDDLTLSFEVNLPEARLDITEVKFSSGGGVLGASAEIFYDQLDLPIIFTGHLDNLPIESFKKLWPNNLLKRTRGWFFRNVHGGVMKRGTMTMDTTFMRLRKSTKGKRLSESDLFVDIDIEKSKLRYYKKLPEMYDIEGKLIVKGSRLEVQVQNALLPSPGDAPIRITGGSAVIPENHIRQSDMIVTAMMEGSAPNILKYIDQEPLRLMRGFAYSPDTILGNFDGTVRLQFPRLGELPFNLISTQVDAQISDFVLTKPVAGYRLDANRLKLKATNEQIYVTGEARINTVPVSVEWSEKMKNKGINNNKLKTIINISAEVTETHLAALNLEFLSSRIRGYVQADVTLSGSLNNFTLLEVIADLSKAKASFSPLNHIKPVNTPGMIKVRTDYGDKGRVKGALLDIDLADFSTQIEFTYDDYITDLKISPFVIKDKYNFSLSFGENEDRYEISLQGKDFDISALTKPIDFGLPDGVLSSEKKGQSPFDWVNRLGENLSIKLDVDNLHMNNGVVLKGVSGVVERQDNLFEKIVLNGSFTEKHRLSYVLFRDENRNRHVSLEVPRAEYFFKGFGFIEGMEGGYMSLNGTIPDTPSDDIGELDKNKTLAEGYAYLVDFSMRDLPVLGRILSLSSFQGIADILTGEGLRFDGAEMRYRITPEEFKFVRLKANGPSMGLKLDGSINLRNARANLGGNIYPAYSLNSIVGNLPVVGQVLTGGREGVVGINYDLKGPLSNLKVEVNPLSILVPEVLKEIVSVRSTR from the coding sequence TTGATTAATAATTTAAAAAATAACTTTTTGTCGCTGTCGACTTCCCAGCTTTTAAGGGCATTCTTTCTAATTGTTTTGCTGCTTTTACTTGCCGTTATCGGCTTCCTGATACGCCTGTCCATCAACCCAATGAGCCTTGACCGTTCTGTACCTGTTATCAACTATTTTATCGAAAAATCGCATTTGATAAGTTCCGCGAGTCTCAAACAGCTGACGCTTTTCTATGACATGGATCAAAGCAGTCTGATGATAACAGCTGGCAGTGCTGATATTCGTATGATTAGTGGCAATCGTTATGAGCTGTATAAAGTCAATCTGAGCTTAAGTACGAAGGCCTTCTTAAGCAGCCTGACTTTTGTTCCTAAGACAATTGAGGCGGAAAAAGTTTATCTTAATATTTTAAATAAAAATCCGTCTCAAATGAAGTCGATAGACGTGGCTTCCAATGCAAATGTGGGTGACACCTCAACATCTCTGCCCGAGCTTGGAAGTATCATTAAATCTGTACGTGACTTTCAAAGCAGCAATGATTTGCCTTATGTAAAAAGTGTCCAGTTTCCTGATATTCGGCTGGTGGTAATGAATGAAGCCACGGGTGAAAAGTTTGAAACAAGTGGATCCTCTGTTTTTTATGAGAGTCTTTCAGATATCCGTCAGGCCAATATTAATCTCGCAATAAACGAGGCTGGCGGTGAAAGCCAGTTAACTTTTGAACTTTATCAGCCCTTTTCAGCCGCAGGGCAGGGGAGTCTGAAGCTTCATAATATTCGTCCGGTTTTATTAAGCTCATTATTTCCCTTTGCTTCTGTATTGGATCGCCTGAATGTGCCGATTGATGGACAGATTGATTTTACATCGAATAATCAGGGGGAGATATCTCTGGCAAAAGTCAGGTTTGATTTTGCCAAAGGGAATATGCAAATTGGTGATAAAAACCACCCCGTTAGAAAGCTTGGTCTTAGAGCTGGTCTCGACTTAAAAGCGGGTATCGGTGAAATATCGCAAATGGATTTTGACGTTGGGCCGCATCAGGGCGCTTTTTCAGGCCAGGTTAATTTTGAGCGTACTCTTCGCAACAAGCTGGATTTTATTTCAGGTAATTTATCCGCAGACATCATTGCCTTGTCTTTTGACAATGCCGGGGGAGACATGTTTTCGCCGGATGATTTGACGTTGAGTTTTGAAGTAAATTTACCTGAAGCGCGTCTTGATATTACTGAAGTCAAATTTTCAAGTGGTGGTGGTGTATTAGGTGCCAGTGCTGAAATATTTTACGATCAATTGGATTTACCGATTATTTTTACCGGACACCTTGATAACTTACCCATAGAGAGTTTTAAAAAGCTTTGGCCAAACAACTTATTAAAACGGACACGGGGGTGGTTTTTCCGGAATGTTCATGGCGGCGTGATGAAACGTGGCACCATGACTATGGATACGACTTTTATGCGCCTTAGAAAGTCCACCAAGGGTAAGCGATTGTCCGAAAGTGACTTATTTGTCGATATAGATATCGAAAAATCCAAATTGAGATATTACAAAAAGCTACCTGAAATGTATGATATTGAAGGTAAGCTGATTGTTAAAGGTAGCCGTCTTGAAGTGCAGGTGCAAAATGCACTTCTGCCGTCACCAGGCGATGCACCTATTCGTATCACGGGCGGCAGTGCTGTTATTCCCGAAAACCATATTCGCCAAAGCGATATGATTGTGACGGCGATGATGGAAGGTTCAGCGCCAAATATTTTAAAATATATTGATCAAGAGCCTCTGCGCCTCATGCGTGGATTTGCCTATAGCCCAGATACGATTCTCGGAAACTTTGATGGCACGGTGCGGTTACAATTTCCACGATTAGGCGAGCTTCCATTTAACCTCATCAGCACGCAAGTTGATGCACAAATTAGTGATTTTGTATTGACCAAGCCGGTTGCTGGTTATCGTCTTGATGCTAATCGCTTAAAGCTTAAGGCCACGAATGAGCAGATTTATGTAACCGGTGAGGCGCGCATAAACACTGTTCCTGTCAGCGTAGAATGGTCTGAAAAAATGAAAAATAAAGGTATTAATAACAATAAGTTAAAAACTATAATTAATATTTCAGCTGAAGTAACTGAAACACATTTGGCTGCATTAAATTTGGAATTTTTATCATCACGAATTCGTGGATATGTGCAGGCTGATGTAACCCTTTCGGGCAGTTTAAACAATTTTACTTTGCTAGAAGTTATTGCTGATTTGTCTAAGGCGAAGGCAAGTTTCTCTCCACTTAACCATATTAAACCTGTGAATACGCCAGGAATGATTAAGGTGCGAACTGACTATGGTGATAAAGGCCGTGTCAAAGGGGCGTTGTTGGACATTGATTTAGCTGATTTTTCAACGCAGATTGAATTCACCTATGACGACTACATTACCGACCTAAAAATATCTCCCTTCGTGATAAAGGATAAATATAATTTTTCACTATCATTTGGTGAAAATGAAGATCGTTATGAAATTTCGCTTCAAGGTAAAGATTTTGATATTTCTGCGTTGACGAAACCGATTGATTTCGGCCTGCCGGATGGAGTTTTGTCTAGTGAAAAAAAAGGTCAATCGCCTTTTGACTGGGTTAATAGGCTGGGCGAAAACCTGTCAATCAAGTTGGATGTTGACAATCTGCACATGAATAATGGTGTTGTGCTCAAGGGGGTTTCTGGGGTTGTTGAGCGACAAGATAATCTTTTTGAAAAAATTGTCCTGAATGGCTCCTTCACTGAAAAACATCGCCTAAGTTACGTCCTCTTCAGAGACGAAAACCGCAATCGCCATGTGTCTCTTGAAGTCCCTAGGGCAGAATATTTCTTTAAGGGTTTCGGTTTTATTGAAGGCATGGAAGGCGGATATATGAGCCTAAATGGCACAATTCCTGACACCCCTTCAGATGACATTGGAGAACTGGATAAAAATAAAACACTCGCCGAAGGCTATGCCTATCTGGTGGACTTTAGCATGAGAGATTTGCCAGTGCTGGGGCGTATCTTGTCACTTTCTTCATTCCAAGGAATTGCTGATATTCTTACCGGCGAAGGGCTTCGTTTTGACGGAGCAGAAATGCGATACCGTATTACACCAGAAGAATTTAAATTCGTACGCCTGAAAGCCAATGGACCATCTATGGGGCTGAAATTAGATGGAAGTATAAATCTTCGTAATGCACGAGCCAATCTGGGAGGGAATATTTATCCAGCTTATTCCTTGAATTCTATTGTTGGTAATTTGCCAGTAGTTGGACAAGTATTAACCGGTGGACGCGAGGGGGTTGTAGGTATCAACTATGACCTGAAAGGTCCTCTGTCTAATCTGAAAGTAGAAGTTAATCCATTATCCATTCTTGTGCCGGAAGTGTTGAAGGAAATCGTTTCCGTCAGGTCGACACGCTAA
- the bcp gene encoding thioredoxin-dependent thiol peroxidase yields the protein MPLTEGSKAPKFNLACDGDTKAKLSDYAGKKLVLYFYPKDDTPGCTTEALDFTAQIKNFDKANTSILGVSADTVAKHEKFKNKHNLKILLGSDEDHEVLNAYEVWVEKNMYGKKYMGIERATFLIDENGKIQKIWRKVKVKNHVAEVLEAAKTG from the coding sequence ATGCCCCTTACCGAAGGTTCAAAAGCGCCAAAATTCAACCTCGCATGTGATGGCGACACAAAAGCCAAACTCTCTGATTATGCCGGCAAAAAGCTAGTTTTATATTTTTACCCAAAAGACGATACACCGGGTTGCACAACAGAAGCTTTGGATTTTACGGCACAAATCAAAAACTTTGATAAAGCTAATACGTCGATTCTCGGTGTATCTGCCGATACAGTTGCGAAACATGAAAAATTTAAAAACAAACATAATCTGAAAATTCTACTTGGAAGCGATGAAGATCATGAAGTGCTCAATGCTTATGAAGTTTGGGTTGAAAAAAATATGTATGGCAAAAAATATATGGGTATCGAACGCGCCACTTTTTTGATTGATGAAAATGGTAAAATCCAAAAAATCTGGCGAAAGGTTAAAGTTAAAAACCACGTTGCAGAGGTTTTGGAAGCCGCAAAAACTGGATAA